One segment of Fervidobacterium sp. DNA contains the following:
- a CDS encoding ABC transporter substrate-binding protein encodes MNRLFITVFLMFGIAIFWHEYSSKYVGFLYNPATQSKEFLHNNRSDLNFLASDSTKMNEAFKLFSSRGVKIILGPPTSAEGENALSFLKSLNMVAVSATISSSKLLSTNYIFSFTPSNSLIISRIRELLEDLETKNLLLISDPKNRQYSDEFMELLKTFKGTNVYYYNENSLKSLNLKDYDSVVMTIFSRDAVDCVKILKSSNPTIRIIGTESVMSADYLSYGGNSVEGTYLVYPMPYLENPEVELISEVADFLSKHRFLSADQFRRFLKHCVVETKTGRHTFSNNSMNRKIRLFQVVNGKFVEKD; translated from the coding sequence GTGAACCGTCTTTTCATAACAGTATTTTTAATGTTTGGAATTGCTATTTTTTGGCACGAGTACTCGTCGAAATATGTCGGGTTCTTGTACAATCCGGCAACTCAGTCAAAGGAATTTTTGCACAACAATCGTAGCGATCTGAACTTTTTAGCTTCTGATTCTACTAAAATGAACGAAGCGTTTAAGTTGTTTTCTTCAAGAGGAGTAAAAATAATACTCGGACCACCAACATCTGCGGAAGGTGAAAATGCACTATCGTTTTTAAAAAGTTTGAATATGGTAGCTGTTTCTGCAACGATTTCTTCTTCGAAATTACTTAGCACTAATTACATATTTTCCTTTACGCCATCAAACAGTCTTATAATCAGTCGTATAAGGGAATTACTCGAAGATCTTGAGACCAAGAATTTATTGCTAATATCAGATCCTAAAAACAGGCAATACAGTGACGAGTTCATGGAACTTTTAAAAACGTTTAAGGGTACGAATGTTTACTACTATAACGAAAATTCATTGAAGAGTTTGAATTTGAAAGATTACGACTCTGTCGTTATGACTATTTTCTCGAGGGATGCAGTCGATTGTGTTAAGATTCTCAAATCTTCAAATCCAACAATAAGGATAATAGGTACCGAAAGTGTTATGTCTGCAGATTACCTAAGTTATGGTGGTAATTCTGTTGAAGGTACTTACTTAGTTTACCCAATGCCTTACCTTGAAAACCCAGAAGTAGAACTGATAAGTGAGGTAGCTGACTTTCTTTCCAAACATAGGTTCTTATCTGCTGATCAGTTCAGGAGATTTTTGAAACACTGTGTGGTGGAGACAAAAACTGGAAGGCATACCTTTTCAAATAACAGTATGAACAGAAAAATAAGGCTCTTCCAGGTTGTAAACGGTAAGTTTGTAGAAAAGGATTGA
- a CDS encoding tetratricopeptide repeat protein: MKKTKFEKILLIFTTLFALMFIFTYFYNVNQFNQLTRLRKVVKAYELYLLESKEFTDFVKQNDLKELDWLLSKRLMSEIRSKLDKAKISYREGNYAESASLLREIKDSENPWMDEIYFYLGMSLYRIGELESAKLFLSSFLDNFQYSIYRKESLLILKEISSEDLKKQIDKILSEQNSKSLR; the protein is encoded by the coding sequence GTGAAAAAGACAAAGTTTGAAAAGATACTTTTGATATTTACAACCTTATTTGCTTTAATGTTCATCTTTACATACTTTTACAATGTTAATCAGTTTAACCAACTGACAAGACTTAGAAAGGTTGTGAAAGCTTATGAACTGTACTTGCTAGAAAGCAAAGAATTTACCGATTTTGTAAAACAAAATGATTTGAAAGAATTAGATTGGCTTCTTTCAAAAAGATTAATGAGTGAAATAAGATCAAAACTTGACAAAGCGAAGATATCCTACAGAGAAGGAAATTACGCTGAGTCTGCCAGTTTGTTGAGAGAGATAAAAGATTCTGAAAATCCATGGATGGATGAAATTTATTTTTATTTAGGTATGTCTTTGTACAGAATTGGAGAACTTGAAAGCGCCAAATTGTTTTTGTCGTCTTTCTTAGATAATTTTCAATATTCCATCTACAGAAAAGAATCGCTGCTAATTTTGAAAGAAATTTCCAGTGAAGATTTAAAAAAACAAATAGATAAAATATTATCGGAGCAAAATTCAAAAAGCTTGAGATGA
- the folE2 gene encoding GTP cyclohydrolase FolE2 yields MLVDVQNQLDGRNIYLKRVGVKNLKYPVVVLDKTNGNQHTIATLNMFVDLPENYRGTHMSRFIEVLNEYHLEINPKKIREILNSLKKVLNAKRAVIELEFPYFILKKAPITNIESYLEYTCAFEAEIYNDHLDFSSSVSIPIHTLCPCSREISRYGAHNQRAVCKVTFKSKEMVWFEDIVNIVEESASAPIFTLLKRPDEKYLTEKAYDNPKFVEDVARDVAVKLKMHDKIVWYKIEVESFESIHAHNAYACVTSDEISSQNL; encoded by the coding sequence ATGCTTGTAGATGTTCAAAATCAACTTGACGGAAGGAATATCTATCTCAAAAGAGTAGGAGTCAAGAATTTGAAATACCCAGTAGTTGTGCTTGATAAAACAAACGGTAACCAGCACACCATAGCCACACTGAATATGTTTGTCGATCTTCCTGAAAATTATCGAGGCACACATATGAGTAGGTTCATTGAGGTTTTAAATGAATATCATTTGGAAATAAATCCGAAAAAAATAAGAGAAATATTGAATAGTTTGAAAAAAGTTCTCAACGCTAAAAGAGCTGTTATCGAGCTGGAATTTCCGTATTTTATACTAAAGAAGGCTCCTATAACAAATATTGAAAGCTATCTTGAATATACTTGCGCTTTCGAAGCAGAAATTTACAATGATCATCTTGATTTCTCATCTTCTGTAAGTATTCCAATACATACACTTTGCCCATGTTCAAGAGAAATCAGTAGATACGGTGCACATAATCAACGAGCAGTATGTAAAGTTACATTTAAAAGCAAAGAAATGGTATGGTTTGAGGACATTGTAAACATTGTTGAGGAAAGTGCCAGTGCACCAATATTCACTCTTTTGAAAAGACCTGATGAAAAATATCTAACAGAAAAAGCTTATGACAACCCAAAGTTTGTAGAAGACGTTGCCAGGGACGTTGCTGTAAAGCTTAAAATGCATGATAAAATTGTTTGGTACAAAATAGAGGTTGAAAGCTTTGAATCTATACATGCGCATAACGCTTATGCTTGTGTAACAAGCGATGAAATAAGTTCTCAAAATTTGTAA
- a CDS encoding ribosomal L7Ae/L30e/S12e/Gadd45 family protein codes for MIDKPMIDEQKLKKILSYLGFAAKSNKIVYGKDMLRDYITDPRIKTKVIIIATDTGQRVKKDLKIRCEINKVNLFELCEKTVLSKAVGLKQVAAIGIGDENLAKSIIDALK; via the coding sequence GTGATTGATAAGCCTATGATTGACGAACAAAAGCTGAAAAAAATCTTATCCTACCTTGGTTTTGCAGCAAAATCGAATAAAATAGTTTATGGCAAGGACATGTTACGAGATTATATAACTGATCCACGTATTAAAACTAAGGTAATAATTATCGCAACAGATACTGGTCAACGTGTAAAAAAAGACTTAAAAATAAGATGTGAAATTAATAAAGTCAATTTGTTTGAACTGTGTGAAAAGACAGTTCTATCTAAAGCAGTAGGATTAAAACAAGTCGCAGCAATAGGTATCGGCGACGAAAACCTTGCAAAGTCTATAATAGATGCTTTGAAATAA
- a CDS encoding GNAT family N-acetyltransferase: MFEERIVTLSEYSLIDFVELVNKIFADYVLPINWNVLNFKMDARENSVSFADSFVFIKKNEPVGFILNAVRGKRARIDAMGVVESERGKGLAERILKHTFHHLKLKNVEQIFLEVAASDERAVKFYDKNGFRKVRELHTFILENPYEVNINYSHIITDCKYVYSVSLNNELQLQRKVNWQREPITLLLANGRYNYVRFHTSNVEGYLVWGKNEDNSAFIVDLATKSAKIEDWYTICQIAVDYITTQLNPKLISVVCVPEDDILHKALTFLSFKHIFTQYEMQRKL, translated from the coding sequence ATGTTTGAAGAAAGAATTGTTACTTTGTCTGAATACTCTTTAATTGATTTTGTAGAGTTAGTGAACAAAATTTTCGCTGACTATGTACTTCCAATAAATTGGAATGTTCTGAATTTTAAAATGGATGCAAGAGAAAATTCTGTATCTTTTGCCGATTCGTTTGTTTTCATTAAGAAAAATGAACCTGTTGGGTTTATACTCAATGCAGTTAGAGGAAAAAGGGCGCGTATAGATGCTATGGGAGTTGTTGAAAGTGAACGTGGAAAAGGATTAGCAGAAAGGATTTTAAAACATACATTTCATCATCTGAAACTCAAAAACGTAGAGCAAATATTCCTTGAAGTTGCAGCTTCCGATGAGAGGGCTGTTAAATTTTACGATAAAAATGGTTTTAGAAAAGTGCGAGAACTTCATACGTTTATACTTGAGAACCCGTATGAGGTAAATATTAACTACTCTCATATAATAACTGATTGCAAGTACGTATACTCAGTATCTCTGAATAACGAATTGCAGCTTCAAAGAAAAGTAAATTGGCAAAGGGAACCAATAACACTTCTTTTAGCAAATGGTAGATATAACTATGTTAGATTTCACACCTCGAATGTGGAAGGTTATCTTGTTTGGGGAAAAAACGAAGATAACAGTGCTTTTATAGTCGATCTTGCTACAAAGTCAGCAAAGATAGAAGACTGGTACACAATATGTCAAATTGCTGTCGATTACATCACAACTCAACTTAATCCGAAACTCATAAGTGTTGTTTGTGTTCCGGAAGATGATATACTTCATAAGGCTTTGACATTTCTAAGTTTCAAACACATCTTCACACAATACGAAATGCAAAGAAAACTCTAA
- a CDS encoding SpoIID/LytB domain-containing protein encodes MRLSSFLFSTLVIIVLSSSIFSSPQEEFKTEYSFEVFLNFENEYNFSQENLKDIRYVVSVFSDGKLVSKLESYNPVFIFNYNGQPSKVLKLVCEAYLKGFLVLKGETVLGVEDITDKKKVEVKLSKVFGNVLITFDGFDKGFSLTNEENLIVYFNNLTYNYQYSLNLKLPVEPLYLLLPPGTWEVSVVKIKISQEVTPTEISHISDTKNDSGKEETILCTEKFDVFANVLSGLLITKVDNDFSILKNRGLFSKVVAADTSKGLLHFEKEGVIPLDRSVEINDKIVADWSSMIYPGLRNVYTWFSNGKVYKIKFQEKFPAFVRILISSKMNSVGGMISYLFESVRLEFDAGFKIFVSGQDFPFYNQVFDSELKKGFCDVYEANNSIFITIRTDNYENTLGPFSKDTRLYFKPTSESASFIIKGRNNKYKGSIEVVYVSAKGFAVINDIFIEEYLCSVVSGEMPSFYHIEALKAQAIAARTYAVEKILSDRRYYSLGANLDDSINFQVYNTQKTSENAIRAVKETAGQILMFNGKPVATFYYAVSGGFTLDPGDVFNMRLRYLKSKPISVFDNVLELIKSEGGIDNFLKIWDKDVLESMGFVEVSSAFFGWKVVYSVDEIVQRINLLKNPVVIPKISVKNNNESNSQNDTKATNVTTEASVLSLTESSFVTTETTSTNSQQNEYLPIQKLYVSKRGAGGIVLEVKIEFDDKEITIFKDDVKRLFSPANKAIQLFNNSTRNDLTSLPSMVFTTELTKNTDGKAQIILYGRGYGHGVGMSQVAANNFARKYNWEYTKILSFFYEGTQLWNILEYF; translated from the coding sequence ATGAGATTATCTTCTTTTCTTTTTAGTACTTTAGTCATTATCGTTTTATCTTCTAGTATATTTTCATCTCCTCAAGAAGAATTTAAGACCGAGTATTCTTTCGAAGTGTTTCTAAACTTCGAAAACGAGTATAATTTTAGTCAAGAAAACTTAAAAGATATTCGTTATGTTGTCAGTGTGTTTTCGGATGGAAAATTAGTTTCAAAACTTGAATCTTACAACCCTGTGTTCATTTTTAATTACAACGGACAACCGTCGAAAGTCTTGAAACTGGTTTGTGAGGCATACTTAAAAGGATTTTTAGTTTTGAAAGGTGAAACCGTACTAGGAGTTGAAGATATAACGGATAAAAAGAAGGTAGAAGTTAAACTTTCAAAAGTGTTTGGAAATGTTTTGATCACATTTGATGGATTTGATAAGGGTTTTTCACTAACCAACGAAGAGAATTTGATAGTATACTTTAATAATCTTACCTATAATTACCAATATTCCTTGAACTTGAAACTGCCTGTCGAACCTTTATATCTTCTATTGCCACCAGGTACGTGGGAGGTAAGTGTTGTAAAAATAAAAATATCTCAAGAAGTTACTCCTACAGAAATTAGTCATATAAGCGACACAAAAAATGATTCGGGAAAAGAAGAAACAATATTGTGCACAGAAAAGTTCGATGTGTTTGCGAATGTTTTATCTGGATTGTTAATTACAAAAGTTGATAACGATTTCTCTATTTTAAAAAATAGAGGATTATTTAGTAAGGTTGTTGCTGCTGATACTTCAAAAGGTTTGTTGCACTTTGAGAAAGAAGGGGTAATACCACTGGACCGTAGTGTTGAGATAAACGATAAGATAGTTGCTGATTGGTCTTCGATGATATATCCTGGACTAAGGAATGTTTACACATGGTTCAGTAATGGTAAGGTCTACAAGATAAAATTTCAGGAGAAATTTCCTGCTTTTGTAAGAATATTAATCAGTTCAAAGATGAACTCGGTAGGTGGCATGATATCGTATTTATTCGAAAGTGTCAGACTTGAATTTGACGCAGGTTTCAAAATATTTGTTTCTGGTCAAGATTTTCCTTTTTATAATCAGGTCTTCGATAGTGAACTTAAGAAGGGTTTTTGTGATGTTTACGAAGCAAACAATTCCATTTTTATAACAATCAGGACCGATAATTATGAGAATACCTTAGGTCCTTTTTCAAAGGATACAAGGTTATATTTTAAACCAACTTCTGAAAGTGCAAGCTTTATTATAAAGGGCCGAAACAACAAATACAAAGGTTCAATCGAAGTTGTCTATGTGAGTGCTAAAGGATTTGCTGTTATCAACGATATATTTATCGAGGAATACCTTTGTTCAGTTGTTTCCGGGGAAATGCCGTCATTCTATCACATTGAAGCGTTAAAAGCGCAGGCAATTGCTGCGAGAACTTACGCTGTTGAGAAGATACTTTCAGACAGGAGATACTATTCACTGGGCGCCAATTTAGACGACAGTATTAATTTCCAGGTGTACAATACTCAAAAAACTTCGGAAAACGCCATTCGCGCAGTTAAAGAAACGGCAGGACAGATTTTAATGTTCAACGGTAAACCGGTTGCGACGTTTTATTATGCTGTCTCTGGTGGATTCACACTTGATCCTGGTGATGTTTTTAATATGAGGCTAAGATACCTCAAATCTAAACCAATTTCTGTGTTTGACAATGTCCTTGAATTGATAAAGTCTGAGGGGGGAATTGATAACTTTTTGAAAATCTGGGATAAAGATGTTTTGGAGAGTATGGGTTTTGTTGAAGTAAGTAGTGCATTTTTCGGGTGGAAGGTTGTTTATTCTGTTGATGAAATTGTTCAAAGAATTAATCTTCTGAAAAATCCCGTGGTTATACCAAAAATATCAGTTAAAAATAACAATGAGTCAAACTCTCAAAACGATACAAAAGCCACAAACGTAACAACAGAAGCTTCTGTCTTGAGTTTAACAGAATCATCCTTTGTAACAACAGAAACAACATCAACAAACTCTCAACAGAATGAATACCTACCTATTCAAAAATTGTATGTTTCTAAACGTGGAGCTGGTGGAATTGTACTTGAAGTTAAAATAGAGTTTGATGATAAAGAAATAACGATATTCAAAGACGATGTAAAAAGGTTATTTTCACCTGCAAATAAGGCTATACAACTTTTCAACAATTCAACCCGTAACGATTTAACATCTTTACCAAGTATGGTATTTACAACAGAATTAACAAAAAATACTGATGGAAAGGCTCAGATAATCCTTTATGGACGTGGATACGGTCACGGTGTTGGTATGAGCCAAGTAGCTGCAAACAACTTTGCGCGTAAGTATAACTGGGAATACACGAAAATACTTTCGTTTTTTTACGAAGGTACACAGCTATGGAATATTTTGGAGTATTTTTGA
- a CDS encoding hemolysin III family protein, which yields MRDFENNESYSIGEEIANSVTHGIGAILGIAGLVVLIVFGGLSKDPLKITSFAIYGASLIIMYLASTLYHSIQHKAAKKVLEIIDHSAIYLLIAGTYTPFTLIPLKGRIGWIIFTIVWALSIVGVVLKVFFVKKFMILSTIVYIALGWFIVFAFKPLVNSVSKLTIWLLVFGGLSYTLGTIFYIFRRLRYGHMIWHLFVLFGSILHFFAVFSIVN from the coding sequence ATGAGAGATTTTGAGAACAACGAAAGCTACAGCATAGGCGAAGAGATTGCCAATTCAGTGACACATGGAATAGGTGCGATTTTAGGTATAGCTGGTTTGGTTGTTTTGATTGTTTTCGGTGGACTTAGTAAAGATCCTTTGAAAATAACTTCGTTTGCGATCTATGGTGCATCTTTAATTATTATGTATTTGGCATCGACACTGTACCATTCCATCCAGCACAAAGCCGCTAAAAAGGTTTTGGAAATTATCGATCATTCAGCGATATACTTATTGATTGCTGGCACTTATACTCCTTTTACGTTGATTCCTCTGAAAGGTAGGATTGGATGGATAATTTTCACTATAGTATGGGCGCTTTCGATTGTTGGAGTTGTTCTGAAAGTTTTTTTTGTTAAGAAGTTTATGATTCTTTCAACAATTGTATATATAGCCCTCGGTTGGTTCATTGTGTTTGCCTTCAAACCTCTTGTAAATTCAGTCAGCAAGTTGACAATTTGGCTGCTTGTATTTGGTGGTCTTTCTTATACCCTTGGCACTATTTTTTACATATTCAGGAGATTGAGATACGGACATATGATATGGCATTTATTTGTCTTGTTTGGAAGTATTTTGCATTTTTTTGCTGTCTTTAGCATTGTAAATTAG
- a CDS encoding cytochrome B5 encodes MGGKLRLFVLICAIAFYTLLYSGHLDSFFQLGKYSGEYPLISTATLERTSGWISVEGVVYNLGNVNLKKHVNLSEVDSKLLTKDKVVGFLCVTFSELSKMNGKNAPVMVSVNGIVYNLSNSRSWANGMHKNQHVAGQDLTYDILKLSPHGVSRIRSFPSYGVLVFSPDELIKFDGKSTKKIYLSVYGVVYDATYSKKFAGGEHYGHPMGVDLTKEILSLEGHVQLLNKLFPIGLLVFDEKNVSKFDGKDNKPFVSVGDKVYDISRNSQGVQPGKVFVGEVRKEWLLVGYRFK; translated from the coding sequence ATGGGAGGTAAGTTGAGGCTTTTTGTTTTAATCTGTGCAATTGCCTTTTACACTTTGTTGTACTCAGGGCACTTGGATTCGTTTTTTCAACTTGGTAAGTATTCAGGAGAGTATCCTTTAATCTCAACAGCTACTCTCGAGAGAACCTCTGGGTGGATTTCTGTTGAGGGAGTTGTATATAACCTTGGAAACGTCAATCTGAAGAAACACGTGAATTTGTCGGAGGTTGATTCTAAGTTATTAACAAAAGACAAGGTAGTTGGTTTTTTATGTGTAACATTTAGTGAGTTGTCGAAAATGAACGGTAAAAATGCTCCTGTTATGGTTTCTGTAAACGGTATTGTGTATAATCTGTCAAACTCACGATCATGGGCAAATGGCATGCATAAAAATCAACATGTTGCTGGTCAGGATTTAACGTACGATATTTTAAAGCTTTCGCCTCATGGTGTTTCAAGGATAAGGAGTTTTCCAAGTTACGGAGTTCTTGTTTTTAGTCCTGATGAGTTAATTAAGTTTGATGGCAAGAGTACAAAGAAGATTTATCTGTCGGTTTATGGTGTGGTTTACGATGCCACGTATTCGAAAAAATTTGCAGGTGGTGAACATTACGGTCATCCTATGGGAGTGGATTTAACAAAAGAGATACTCTCTCTTGAAGGTCACGTTCAGCTATTGAATAAATTATTCCCTATAGGCCTTTTGGTTTTTGATGAAAAGAACGTCTCAAAATTTGATGGTAAAGACAATAAACCGTTCGTTTCTGTTGGTGATAAGGTTTACGATATATCAAGAAACTCACAAGGTGTTCAGCCAGGAAAAGTGTTTGTCGGGGAAGTTCGAAAGGAATGGCTTTTGGTTGGTTATAGGTTTAAATGA
- a CDS encoding ABC transporter substrate-binding protein, which translates to MKRALLVVLMILVAAFTFAKEKIVINSYMSDPAPRKTFAELVKMFEAKYPNYEVVVNTFAHEDFKTLLRTWLAASEGPDVVTWFAGERMRYFAEKGLIAPVSDIFAGKKFTDFFPGSFESTCSYKGKVYFVPQSWYWWGVYYRKSVFQKYGLKEPKTWDEFLSVCETLKKNGITPITIGTKFPWTAAGWFDILNLRINGLDFHIKLTAGEIPYNDARVLKVFNYWKQLIDRGYLLPNHTSYEWQEAAQFLFRGEAGMYYMGQFIKDVAPENVKNDLDFFRFPIIDSKVPLYEETPIDGFMMPANAKNKKGAIEFLKFIASEEAQRKFATDLGRLAAHVKVTPPDEHAKKGFNMILQTAGVSQFYDRDTNPEMAEVGMNGMIQFLTKPSDINKILSNLEASRKKIYGK; encoded by the coding sequence ATGAAAAGGGCACTTCTGGTGGTTTTGATGATTTTGGTGGCTGCTTTTACGTTTGCCAAAGAGAAGATAGTCATCAACAGTTACATGAGTGATCCAGCACCACGAAAAACATTCGCCGAACTTGTAAAAATGTTTGAAGCAAAGTATCCGAACTACGAAGTAGTTGTAAATACATTTGCACACGAAGACTTTAAGACTCTTTTGAGAACGTGGCTTGCTGCTTCAGAGGGTCCAGACGTAGTGACATGGTTTGCTGGTGAAAGGATGAGGTATTTTGCTGAAAAGGGTTTAATTGCTCCAGTATCAGACATCTTTGCAGGCAAGAAGTTCACCGACTTTTTCCCAGGCTCATTCGAAAGCACATGTTCTTACAAAGGAAAAGTGTACTTTGTCCCACAGAGTTGGTACTGGTGGGGTGTTTACTACAGAAAGTCTGTCTTCCAAAAGTACGGACTTAAGGAGCCAAAGACATGGGACGAATTTTTAAGTGTTTGCGAAACGTTAAAAAAGAATGGTATTACTCCAATAACAATCGGTACAAAATTTCCGTGGACAGCAGCAGGATGGTTTGACATCTTGAATTTAAGAATCAACGGTCTTGATTTTCATATTAAACTGACAGCTGGTGAAATTCCTTATAATGATGCAAGAGTATTAAAAGTATTTAATTATTGGAAACAACTTATTGACAGAGGTTATTTGCTGCCCAACCACACTTCTTACGAATGGCAGGAGGCTGCTCAATTTCTTTTCAGAGGAGAAGCCGGAATGTACTACATGGGACAATTTATAAAAGACGTTGCTCCTGAAAATGTCAAAAATGATCTTGATTTCTTCAGATTTCCAATTATCGATTCTAAGGTACCATTGTATGAAGAAACCCCAATTGATGGATTTATGATGCCTGCAAATGCAAAAAATAAGAAAGGTGCTATAGAATTCCTCAAATTTATTGCTTCTGAAGAAGCACAAAGGAAATTTGCTACTGATCTTGGTAGACTTGCTGCGCATGTAAAGGTTACACCACCAGATGAACATGCAAAGAAAGGCTTTAACATGATACTACAAACAGCAGGAGTATCTCAATTCTATGATAGAGATACAAATCCAGAAATGGCTGAAGTTGGTATGAATGGTATGATCCAGTTCCTTACAAAGCCATCTGATATTAACAAAATACTCAGTAATCTCGAAGCCTCAAGAAAGAAGATCTACGGTAAATAA
- a CDS encoding sugar ABC transporter permease: MKRRWWVPYAFLIIPLTFYLIWVIIPIFRTFLYSFTDWDSISPSYRFIGFQNYVELFKDYYFLLSLKNNFYWMVGFVLISIPLGLGFAMLMDQKYPGHKLYKSLVYLPMTLSFVVIGQIWSWILEPRNGALNTFLRFIGLEELTKPWLSDPNIVTFSLIAAALWRQVAYAMILFLAGLQGVSKEHVEAAYVDGANALQRFWYVILPELRPATVIAITVNIIDSLRAFDIVFVMTRGGPFYSSSVMANYMYVQAFHNYKMGYGSAIAVIQFLITLIFIIAYLMNVLKREERE, translated from the coding sequence ATGAAAAGAAGATGGTGGGTTCCTTACGCCTTTTTAATCATTCCTCTTACTTTTTATTTGATATGGGTTATAATACCGATTTTTAGAACATTTTTGTACAGCTTCACAGATTGGGATAGTATCTCCCCAAGTTATAGATTCATTGGTTTTCAGAATTATGTAGAACTTTTCAAAGATTATTATTTTCTACTCTCTTTAAAGAATAACTTCTACTGGATGGTAGGATTTGTTTTGATTTCCATCCCTCTTGGTTTGGGTTTTGCTATGCTGATGGATCAAAAATATCCTGGTCACAAATTGTATAAATCACTTGTTTATTTACCAATGACCTTGTCATTTGTTGTTATTGGTCAAATATGGTCCTGGATTCTTGAACCACGAAATGGTGCACTTAACACGTTTTTGAGATTCATTGGACTTGAAGAGCTGACTAAACCGTGGTTAAGTGATCCAAACATAGTAACATTTTCTTTAATAGCTGCCGCTTTGTGGCGACAAGTTGCTTATGCGATGATATTATTTTTAGCTGGTTTACAAGGTGTGTCAAAAGAACACGTGGAAGCTGCCTACGTGGATGGTGCTAATGCTCTTCAAAGGTTTTGGTATGTCATATTACCAGAGCTTAGACCAGCAACCGTGATAGCTATAACTGTGAATATAATAGACTCACTGAGGGCTTTCGATATAGTGTTTGTCATGACACGTGGCGGACCGTTTTATTCATCAAGTGTCATGGCAAACTATATGTACGTTCAGGCGTTTCATAATTACAAAATGGGCTATGGTTCAGCTATAGCAGTCATACAATTTCTTATAACACTC